A genomic stretch from Thermodesulfovibrionales bacterium includes:
- a CDS encoding DsrH/TusB family sulfur metabolism protein: MVVIIKSGPDTPEGTRAAKLARDMSADIVLLQNGVYFMQKSYLEDLGFIGTAFVLSDDRKLRGLSEISSELRMKEITYDDLTDLMTAGDKVLGMF, encoded by the coding sequence ATGGTCGTGATCATAAAGAGTGGTCCTGACACACCCGAAGGAACGCGTGCAGCGAAACTCGCACGTGATATGTCTGCCGACATCGTTCTTTTGCAGAACGGCGTGTATTTTATGCAGAAGTCGTATCTTGAGGATCTTGGTTTCATCGGAACAGCGTTTGTGCTATCAGATGACCGTAAACTTCGGGGTCTCAGTGAAATCAGCTCTGAGCTGAGAATGAAAGAGATAACATATGACGACCTCACCGATCTGATGACTGCCGGCGACAAAGTTCTTGGCATGTTCTAA